In Bacteroides coprosuis DSM 18011, the following are encoded in one genomic region:
- a CDS encoding Lysyl-tRNA synthetase (COGs: COG1190 Lysyl-tRNA synthetase (class II)~HAMAP: Lysyl-tRNA synthetase, class II~InterPro IPR002313:IPR004365:IPR004364~KEGG: bfs:BF3602 lysyl-tRNA synthetase~PFAM: Aminoacyl-tRNA synthetase, class II (D/K/N); Nucleic acid binding, OB-fold, tRNA/helicase-type~PRIAM: Lysine--tRNA ligase~SPTR: Putative lysyl-tRNA synthetase, heat inducible;~TIGRFAM: Lysyl-tRNA synthetase, class II~IMG reference gene:2504108182~PFAM: tRNA synthetases class II (D, K and N); OB-fold nucleic acid binding domain~TIGRFAM: lysyl-tRNA synthetase, eukaryotic and non-spirochete bacterial) — protein MNILELSEQEIIRRESLTELRAMGIDPYPADEFNVTTYSTDIKDSFKDDAEEPQRVRIAGRMMSRRVMGKASFMELQDSKGRIQVYITRDDICPDEDKSMYNTVFKKLLDLGDFVGIEGFVFRTKMGEISVHAEKITILSKSIKPLPIVKHKDGETYDSFDDPEMRYRRRYVDLAVNEGIKDIFIKRTKIYNSMRDFFNTRGYIEVETPVLQPIPGGAAARPFITHHNALDMPLYLRIANELYIKRLVVGGFDGVYEFSRNFRNEGMDRTHNPEFTVMEIYVAYKDYNWMMCFTEQMIEKICLDVNGTTKVKVGENEIDFKAPFKRITMLDSIKEFTGYDLNGKSEDEIREICKKLNLEIDETMGKGKLIDEIFGEFCEGNYIQPTFITDYPIEMSPLTKKHRDNPDLTERFELMANGKELCNAYSELNDPIDQLARFQDQLKLSEKGDDEAMFIDMDFVRALEYGMPPTAGMGIGMDRLVMLLTGQESIQEVLFFPQMRPEKKEQKDAANKYTELGISEDWVPAIQKAGYNHVSDLAEVKPQKLHQDICGINKKYKLDLTNPTVNEVTAWIEKLN, from the coding sequence ATGAATATTTTAGAACTTAGTGAGCAGGAGATTATTAGACGTGAAAGTCTAACCGAACTCCGTGCGATGGGAATTGATCCATATCCAGCAGATGAGTTTAATGTAACTACATACTCTACTGATATTAAGGATAGTTTCAAGGACGATGCAGAGGAACCTCAAAGAGTAAGAATTGCAGGTAGAATGATGAGCCGTCGTGTTATGGGTAAAGCTTCTTTCATGGAATTGCAAGATTCTAAAGGACGTATCCAAGTATACATAACACGTGATGACATCTGTCCTGATGAGGATAAATCAATGTACAACACTGTATTCAAGAAACTTTTAGATCTTGGTGATTTTGTTGGTATTGAAGGTTTCGTCTTTCGCACAAAGATGGGCGAGATCAGTGTACATGCTGAAAAAATTACTATTCTATCAAAATCGATTAAACCTCTTCCAATTGTCAAACATAAAGATGGTGAAACTTACGACTCCTTCGATGACCCAGAAATGCGTTATAGAAGAAGATATGTTGACCTTGCTGTAAATGAAGGTATCAAAGACATCTTTATCAAGCGTACCAAAATTTACAACTCTATGCGTGACTTCTTTAATACAAGAGGTTACATTGAAGTAGAGACTCCTGTTTTACAACCAATTCCTGGTGGTGCAGCAGCACGTCCATTTATCACACATCACAACGCTCTAGATATGCCTTTATATCTACGTATTGCCAATGAGCTTTACATTAAAAGACTTGTTGTTGGTGGGTTTGATGGTGTATATGAGTTCTCCAGAAACTTCCGTAATGAAGGTATGGACAGAACACATAATCCAGAATTTACAGTAATGGAAATCTATGTAGCTTACAAAGACTACAATTGGATGATGTGCTTCACTGAGCAAATGATTGAAAAAATCTGCTTAGATGTAAATGGTACTACAAAAGTAAAAGTAGGTGAAAACGAAATAGATTTTAAAGCTCCTTTCAAACGCATAACTATGTTGGATTCTATTAAAGAGTTTACAGGTTATGACTTAAATGGAAAATCAGAAGATGAAATCAGAGAAATCTGCAAGAAACTAAACCTTGAAATTGATGAAACAATGGGTAAGGGTAAGTTGATTGATGAAATCTTTGGTGAATTCTGTGAAGGTAACTACATCCAACCTACATTTATAACAGATTACCCTATTGAAATGTCACCATTGACAAAAAAACATAGAGATAATCCTGATTTAACTGAACGTTTCGAGTTGATGGCAAACGGTAAAGAGCTTTGTAACGCTTACTCAGAGCTAAATGATCCGATTGATCAGTTGGCTCGTTTCCAAGATCAGCTTAAATTGAGTGAGAAGGGAGATGATGAAGCCATGTTCATTGATATGGACTTTGTGAGAGCTCTAGAATATGGTATGCCTCCAACAGCAGGGATGGGTATAGGTATGGATCGTCTTGTTATGTTATTGACAGGTCAAGAATCTATTCAAGAAGTTCTTTTCTTCCCTCAAATGAGACCAGAGAAAAAAGAACAAAAAGATGCTGCCAATAAATATACAGAACTAGGTATTTCAGAAGATTGGGTTCCTGCAATTCAAAAAGCTGGATACAACCATGTTTCTGATTTGGCAGAAGTTAAGCCACAGAAATTACATCAAGATATTTGTGGTATTAACAAGAAATATAAATTGGACTTAACTAACCCTACGGTAAATGAAGTTACCGCATGGATTGAAAAATTAAACTAA
- a CDS encoding Glycerol-3-phosphate dehydrogenase (NAD(P)(+)) (COGs: COG0240 Glycerol-3-phosphate dehydrogenase~InterPro IPR011128:IPR006109~KEGG: bvu:BVU_4108 glycerol-3-phosphate dehydrogenase~PFAM: Glycerol-3-phosphate dehydrogenase, NAD-dependent, C-terminal; Glycerol-3-phosphate dehydrogenase, NAD-dependent, N-terminal~PRIAM: Glycerol-3-phosphate dehydrogenase (NAD(P)(+))~SPTR: Glycerol-3-phosphate dehydrogenase;~IMG reference gene:2504108183~PFAM: NAD-dependent glycerol-3-phosphate dehydrogenase C-terminus; NAD-dependent glycerol-3-phosphate dehydrogenase N-terminus), which yields MDLSLGFIPHVFMSINMEKLGRIAIIGGGSWATAIAKIVLSKKDKINWYMHREDRIIAFKEKGHNPAYLTNVNFDINKINFSNDINKTINTADTLIFVTPSPYLKDELKDLTVSLENKLIVTAIKGIIPGKNLIVSDFFSQVYHVSQPNIAVIGGPCHAEEVAKHKLSYLTVSCTDLEKAKSFSNLLTNDYVRVTTSKDVAGVEYGSVLKNVYAIAAGIYYGLGYGDNFHAVLLSNSILEMDKFLNKVYPLNRNVCESVYLGDLLVTGYSKYSRNRRFGHSIGQGHSVEGAQAEMGMVAEGYYGTKCIYEINLKQQVDMPILQAVYKVLYQNADPRSEMKLLTNRLK from the coding sequence ATGGACTTATCTTTAGGATTCATTCCTCACGTTTTTATGTCTATAAATATGGAAAAACTGGGTAGGATTGCAATAATCGGAGGAGGCAGCTGGGCTACAGCCATAGCAAAGATAGTTCTCAGCAAGAAAGACAAAATTAACTGGTATATGCATCGTGAAGATCGCATCATCGCATTTAAGGAAAAAGGCCATAATCCAGCATACCTAACTAACGTTAATTTTGATATTAACAAAATAAACTTCAGCAACGATATAAATAAAACGATCAATACTGCTGATACATTAATTTTTGTAACTCCATCTCCTTACCTTAAAGATGAATTAAAGGACTTGACAGTAAGTCTTGAAAATAAACTTATCGTTACAGCCATTAAAGGAATTATTCCAGGAAAAAATCTAATAGTCTCAGACTTTTTCAGTCAAGTATATCATGTATCACAACCCAACATCGCTGTTATTGGTGGTCCATGCCATGCAGAGGAGGTAGCTAAACATAAACTATCTTACTTAACGGTATCATGTACAGACTTAGAAAAAGCAAAATCTTTCTCAAACCTTCTTACAAATGATTATGTACGAGTAACTACAAGCAAAGATGTAGCTGGTGTAGAATATGGATCTGTTCTCAAAAATGTATATGCTATAGCAGCAGGTATTTATTACGGCTTAGGCTATGGTGATAACTTCCATGCAGTCTTACTTTCAAATTCCATTTTAGAAATGGATAAGTTTTTGAATAAAGTATATCCATTGAACAGAAACGTCTGCGAATCTGTTTATTTAGGAGACTTACTAGTTACAGGTTACTCTAAATACAGTAGAAACAGAAGATTTGGTCATTCTATTGGTCAAGGGCACTCTGTAGAAGGAGCTCAAGCAGAAATGGGGATGGTAGCCGAAGGATATTACGGCACTAAATGTATTTATGAAATCAACCTCAAACAACAAGTAGATATGCCTATTTTGCAGGCTGTATATAAAGTGTTATATCAAAATGCTGACCCACGCTCTGAGATGAAGTTACTCACAAATAGATTAAAATAA
- a CDS encoding Glucose-6-phosphate isomerase (COGs: COG0166 Glucose-6-phosphate isomerase~HAMAP: Phosphoglucose isomerase (PGI)~InterPro IPR001672~KEGG: bfs:BF3604 glucose-6-phosphate isomerase~PFAM: Phosphoglucose isomerase (PGI)~PRIAM: Glucose-6-phosphate isomerase~SPTR: Putative glucose-6-phosphate isomerase;~IMG reference gene:2504108184~PFAM: Phosphoglucose isomerase), which yields MISLDIKKTLGFISNDAIATYKEPIHKAQEALENGSGKGSDFLGWLHLASSTTQEHLEDIKATAQVLKDNCDVVVVAGIGGSYLGARAVIESLSNSFDLRLENRKNPIILYAGHNISEDYLFELLEFLKEKRFGIINISKSGTTTETALAFRLLKKQCEEQRGKAIAKKVIVAITDANKGAARITADKEGYKSFIIPDNVGGRFSVLTPVGLLPIAVAGFDIDQLIAGAAEMEKACGLDVPFEKNPAAIYAATRNELYKQGKKIEILVNFTPKLHYVSEWWKQLYGESEGKENKGIYPASVDLTTDLHSMGQWIQEGERSIFETVISVEKVNHELRVPEDKENLDGLNYLAGKRVDEVNKMAELGTQLAHVDGDVPNLRIVMPSLNERHLGQLIYFFEIACGISGYILGVNPFNQPGVEAYKSNMFALLNKPGYEEQSKAIQAKL from the coding sequence ATGATTAGTTTAGACATTAAGAAAACATTAGGATTTATATCCAATGATGCAATTGCTACTTATAAAGAACCAATTCATAAAGCTCAAGAAGCACTTGAAAATGGCTCAGGAAAAGGTAGTGATTTTTTAGGATGGTTACACTTAGCAAGCTCTACAACTCAAGAACATCTTGAGGATATAAAAGCAACTGCACAAGTACTAAAAGATAATTGCGATGTTGTAGTTGTTGCTGGTATTGGTGGTAGCTATTTAGGTGCACGTGCTGTAATTGAATCACTTTCAAACAGCTTCGATTTAAGACTTGAAAACAGAAAAAATCCTATCATACTTTATGCTGGACACAATATTTCTGAAGATTACCTATTTGAATTATTAGAATTCCTTAAAGAAAAGCGCTTTGGTATTATTAATATTTCAAAATCTGGTACAACTACAGAAACGGCTCTTGCTTTCCGCCTTCTCAAAAAACAATGTGAAGAGCAAAGAGGTAAAGCGATTGCTAAAAAAGTAATCGTTGCAATTACTGATGCAAATAAAGGAGCAGCACGTATTACTGCAGATAAAGAAGGATATAAATCTTTTATTATTCCTGATAATGTAGGGGGACGTTTCTCTGTTCTTACTCCTGTAGGTTTATTGCCTATTGCTGTTGCAGGCTTTGATATTGATCAATTAATTGCAGGTGCAGCAGAAATGGAAAAAGCTTGCGGACTAGATGTTCCTTTTGAGAAGAACCCTGCAGCTATCTATGCAGCAACAAGAAATGAACTATACAAACAAGGTAAGAAAATCGAAATCCTTGTAAACTTCACCCCTAAACTTCACTACGTAAGTGAATGGTGGAAGCAATTATATGGTGAATCTGAAGGAAAAGAAAACAAAGGTATTTACCCAGCTTCAGTTGACTTAACTACTGACTTACACTCTATGGGACAGTGGATTCAAGAAGGAGAAAGAAGTATTTTTGAAACTGTTATTTCTGTAGAAAAAGTAAATCACGAACTTAGAGTTCCTGAAGACAAAGAAAATCTTGATGGTCTAAACTACCTAGCAGGAAAACGAGTTGATGAGGTAAATAAAATGGCCGAACTGGGTACTCAACTAGCTCACGTGGATGGTGATGTTCCTAATCTACGCATAGTTATGCCTAGTCTAAACGAACGTCATTTAGGTCAATTGATCTATTTCTTTGAAATAGCTTGTGGTATAAGTGGATATATTCTAGGTGTTAATCCATTTAACCAGCCAGGTGTTGAAGCATATAAGAGCAATATGTTTGCATTATTAAACAAGCCAGGCTACGAAGAACAATCAAAAGCTATTCAGGCTAAGCTGTAA